TAGTGCAGGCGTTCCCAGATGCCGTTCGAGCCCTCCGTCACGTCAGCATGCGAGGGGCCGCGGTCATGCACCTTGAGGTAGGCGTCGGCGCTGTTGCCGAATAGTTTGGAGCGGCCAGGCCCGAAGTCGGTGAGACCGCTGACATACTGCTCGGGTGTCAACCTAGTCGTTCGATGAAGGTGGATCGTCGACATCTGTGGCTCCTGCACCAGTCATGAAGCACTGACCGCTGTGGGGACTAGTTGGAGAGTGCACCCGACGTGCGGACAGTCACGCTGTCGCCGTTCCGGCTGATCTCCAGTGCGCCTGCCTGGTTCGGCGTCGAGAGCAGGGCGCGCTGACCGGGCGCCAGCACCGAGACGAAGCGGACCGGCGTTCCGGCTTCGCCCTGCGCGAGCGTGGTCACGACGCGATATCCGTTGGGCTCGACGGTGTAGTAGGCAACGCCGGACACGTTGCCGAGATGAATGCTTTGGGCCTCGATCGGCCTGAGCCCGCGCGCCTGTGCGGCGCCAAGCGAGACTCCAAGCGAGACCAGGGTGAAGGCGGCGGCGAGAACTGTGCTGCGGATCGACATGGGATCCTCCATTGGCTTGAGTGTCGGAACCTGGGCGGCGGGCGATTGCCCGTCTGCTCCCTTGCCAGAGCACATGGTGAGGCTATGCTCATCGATCAAACAGATAGGATCGATAATGGCCATCGATGCCGTCAATTTAGGTCGGGTCGACCTGAATCTGCTGGTTCATCTCGACGTGCTACTGACCGAGCGGAGCGTGACCCGAGCGGCGGCCCGGGTCGGCATTGGCCAGTCCGCGATGAGTCACAATCTCGCCCGCCTGCGCGAGTTGTTCGATGACGAACTGCTCACGCGAGGGGCCGATGGCATGCGCCTCACCCCGCGCGCGATGACCCTGGTCGATCCGGTGCGGACCGCGCTCGCGCAGGTCGAGACGGTGCTGCTGCGCGACCAATCCTTCGATCCGGCGACGGCGGTGCGGACCTTCAGGCTCGGCCTGTCGGACAGCATGGAAATCCTGATCGTGCCGCGCCTGCTGGCGCGCATGCGCGAGATCGCGCCGGGCATTCACCTGCGGCTCTATAATGTCGATACGTCCCGGCTGCTCGACGACCTCGACGCCGACGAGGTGGATCTCGCGCTCTCCTACGGGCCGATCCAGCAGGGCCAATTGCATCACAAGCAGCGCCTGCTGTTCACCGAGAGCTTCCTGTGCATGTTCAATGCCGAGAAGACGGGCATCACGCCGCCGATCTCGCTCGAGGACTACATCCGGCTTCCGCATGTGCTGACCAGCCTGCGGCCGGGGCGCACCGTGCGCGGCTTCGTCGATGAAGCGCTCGAAGAGCTCGGCCTGCAGCGTTCCGTTGCGCTGACCACGCCGCGTTTCCTCACCGTGCCGTATCTGGTGGCGCAGGCGCCCGTGATCGTCACCATGGGCGCACGGCTGGCGCGCCGCTTCGCCGCCGAGCTCGGGCTCAGCCTCAGTCCGCCGCCGGTGAGGGTGAAAGACATCACGGTGTCCTTGCTGTGGCATGCGTCCTACCAGCACGACCCGGCCCATGTCTGGTTGCGGGACCAACTGGTCCAACTGATCGCAGAACTGTGAGCCGGCACGGCGGGCGCGCCTGGTGCGGCGATCGTAGGGTGCTGAACGCGAAGTTCGCGCGATTTTCGTGGCAGCCGCTTTCACTAACTTCGCATTCAATCCGCATTGCTCGTTGACGTGATCAATTTCCAGGCGATCGGACGCTTTTGCAACATCGTGATGCCGGCAATGGGGGCCGGCTCGCGCCGGCCCCCATCCCTCATTCCACGATCGCGGTGACCACGCCGGCACCGACGGTGCGGTTGCCCTCACGGATCGCAAAGCGCGACCGCGCCTCGAGCGCGATCGGCTTGTTGAGCTCGATCGTGAACTCGGCGCTGTCGCCCGGCATCACCATCTCGGCGCCGCCAGCGAGCTGGACGATGCCGGTGACGTCGGCGGTCCGGAAGTAGAACTGCGGACGATAGTTGGCGAAGAACGGCGTGTGCCGGCCGCCTTCGTCCTTCGTCAGCACGTACACTTCCGCGCGGAAGGTCCGGTGCGGCGACGCACCACCGGGATGCGACAGCACCTGACCCCGCTGCACGAGTGCCTTGTCGATCCCGCGCAGCAGGCAGCCGACATTGTCGCCGGCCTGCCCCTGATCGAGGATCTTCCGGTAGCTCTCGATGCTGGTCACGACCGACTTGCGGGTCTCGCCGAGGCCGACGATCTCGACCTCGTCGCCGATCCTGATCGTGCCGCGCTCGACGAGCCCGGTCACGACCGTGCCGCGCCCCGCGATCGACTGCACGCCTTCGATCGGCATCAGGAACGGACGATCCCTCGGCCGCTCGGGCAACTCGATAAAGCTGTCGAGTGCCTCGAACAGTTCGAGGATCGCCTGATCCGCCAGCGGACCGTGCTCGCCGCGCAGCGCGGCCATCGCAGCCCCGCGCACGACCGGCGCGTTGTCGCCGTCGTACTGGTACTTCGACAACAGGTCGCGCACCTCGATCTCGACGAGATCGACCAGTTCCGGATCGTCGGCGACATCGCACTTGTTCAGGAACACCACGATGCGCGGCACGCCGATCTGGCGCGCGAGCAGGATGTGCTCGCGCGTCTGCGGCATCGGTCCGTCGACGGCGGAGACGACGAGGATCGCGCCGTCCATCTGCGCCGCGCCCGTGATCATGTTCTTCACATAATCGGCGTGGCCCGGGCAGTCGACGTGCGAGTAATGGCGCGCCGCCGTCGAGAACTCGACGTGGCTCGTCGCGATGGTCAGGATCTTCGAATCGTCACGCGTACCTTGCGCTGCCGACGCCTTGGCAACGTCCTGGTAGGAGACGAATGCGCCCCAGCCGTGATCGGCTGAAACCTTCGTCATCGCTGCCGTCAGCGTCGTCTTGCCATGATCCACGTGGCCGATCGTGCCAACATTGCAGTTGGGCTTGAGGCGGATGAACTTCTCTTTGGCCATGGGACACCTGTGGTGTTCGAGCTCCCGTGCTGGGTTTGCACGACTCGAGGCACCGCGAGAGCCCGTTCGGCACCAGGAGCCGCTTCCGCTCCGGGCTGCCTTCCAATGTCAGGTGTGACGTAAGGTCAGGTCCAAAGCAGAATGGCGGCGGACGAGGGCACTAGCCCTCCCGTCATCAGCACTGATGCTCGCTGTGACTGCCGCATGTTGGAAACCTGGATCGCTCGCCCTAGAAAAGGAGGCGTGTACATAAGGGGTGACCGCGCGGTTGGCAAGAGGCGCGGCCGTCGCGCCGAAGCGCCGCGCTGGCGTTGTGGACCTCCGCAGCGTATAGTTTGCGGGCACAGGTGACGGTCCTTCGAATGTCGATCTTTTCAAGCAAAACCGGTCTCGCAATCATCGCCGCAGTGCTCTGTCTCGGCGCCCAGCAGGCCCATGCCCAGGCCGGCCCGGTGCGCTACTGGACGCCGGGCTCGCTGTTCGGCTTCGGCGGCAGCCTGGCCGATGGCCAGAAGGTCGACACTTACGGCAACTTTCCGGGCTTTGACGCCACCGCGCCGCAAGGCGGCGACTTCTCGTATCTGAACGGCCGCCCGGACGGCTGGTTTGTCGGCAGCGAAGGCGGCCGCGCCGGCTGGGGCGCGATCGGCCAATCGGCGGCATTCGGCTCGCTGGACTATCAGGGTGCGCAGGTCGGCTACAATTTCAAGGGCGTCGGCAATACACCCGTGACCTTCTTCGCTGGCTTCGACTCCTTGAAATACAATCCGCCCGGCGCCGGTGGCCCGCTGGCGCCGTTCAGCGGCAATCCCGGCGTCAATGCCGGCTATTCGGCGCGCGCGGGCGTCGAGTTCCGCCCGACCTCGAATCTCAGCCTCTCATTCGGAGCGAGCTTCACCCAGCAAGGGGCGGAGCGCATGGACAGCGACATTCATTCGCAGCTGCTGCCCGGCCAGTCTCCGGTGCTGTTCGGCGGCCGCTAGGCGACACGAACATAGCGCGTCAGCGCAAGACCGCAGCGCTGCGCTCCTGATTCAACCAGAGTTTCAGCTGGAACCAAGAAGGCTCGCGCTCACGGGCACAGTCAGGATTGAAACATGGACATGCAAGGCAAGATCGCACTCGTTACCGCAGCAGCGTCGGGCGCCGGTCGCGCCGGCGCGCTCATCCTCGCGCGCGAAGGCGCGGCGGTTGCGGTGGTCGACCAGAACGAGGCCGGCGCGAAGGCGGTGGTCGACCAGATCAAGAACGGCGGCGGACGCGCGCTGGCGCTGGCCGGCGATCTCCGCGACGAGAAGTTTTCGCGTGACATCGTCACCGCGACGGTGAAGGAATTCGGCGCGCTCGATTGCGTGTGGAATCATCTCGGCATTCCCGGTCCGTCCGTGATCGACGATCTCGAAGGCTGGGATCTCAGCGTCGATCTCAATCTGCGCTCGCAGCTGATCACCACCAACGCGGCGCTCGGGCAGATGACGGCGCGGCGCAAGGGCAGCATCCTGTTCACCGCATCGACCTCGGGCCTTGTCGGTTCGCCGTGGAGCCCGACCTATTCGGCGGCCAAGGCCGGCGTCATTGGTCTGGCGCGGGCGCTTGCCAAACGTCACGCCAAGGACGGCGTGCGCGTCAACGCGATCTGTCCCGGCGCGATCGACACGCCGATGCTGCGGGTGTTCGTCAACCGGCCGGACCA
This Bradyrhizobium sp. CCBAU 53421 DNA region includes the following protein-coding sequences:
- a CDS encoding LysR family transcriptional regulator, producing the protein MAIDAVNLGRVDLNLLVHLDVLLTERSVTRAAARVGIGQSAMSHNLARLRELFDDELLTRGADGMRLTPRAMTLVDPVRTALAQVETVLLRDQSFDPATAVRTFRLGLSDSMEILIVPRLLARMREIAPGIHLRLYNVDTSRLLDDLDADEVDLALSYGPIQQGQLHHKQRLLFTESFLCMFNAEKTGITPPISLEDYIRLPHVLTSLRPGRTVRGFVDEALEELGLQRSVALTTPRFLTVPYLVAQAPVIVTMGARLARRFAAELGLSLSPPPVRVKDITVSLLWHASYQHDPAHVWLRDQLVQLIAEL
- the tuf gene encoding elongation factor Tu — protein: MAKEKFIRLKPNCNVGTIGHVDHGKTTLTAAMTKVSADHGWGAFVSYQDVAKASAAQGTRDDSKILTIATSHVEFSTAARHYSHVDCPGHADYVKNMITGAAQMDGAILVVSAVDGPMPQTREHILLARQIGVPRIVVFLNKCDVADDPELVDLVEIEVRDLLSKYQYDGDNAPVVRGAAMAALRGEHGPLADQAILELFEALDSFIELPERPRDRPFLMPIEGVQSIAGRGTVVTGLVERGTIRIGDEVEIVGLGETRKSVVTSIESYRKILDQGQAGDNVGCLLRGIDKALVQRGQVLSHPGGASPHRTFRAEVYVLTKDEGGRHTPFFANYRPQFYFRTADVTGIVQLAGGAEMVMPGDSAEFTIELNKPIALEARSRFAIREGNRTVGAGVVTAIVE
- a CDS encoding SDR family NAD(P)-dependent oxidoreductase, whose amino-acid sequence is MDMQGKIALVTAAASGAGRAGALILAREGAAVAVVDQNEAGAKAVVDQIKNGGGRALALAGDLRDEKFSRDIVTATVKEFGALDCVWNHLGIPGPSVIDDLEGWDLSVDLNLRSQLITTNAALGQMTARRKGSILFTASTSGLVGSPWSPTYSAAKAGVIGLARALAKRHAKDGVRVNAICPGAIDTPMLRVFVNRPDQPGHNEADPEELIKAAVTRNPMGRAARPEEIAEVAVFLLSDKASFVTGIAMPVDGGTVA